The proteins below are encoded in one region of Fibrella aestuarina BUZ 2:
- a CDS encoding SusE domain-containing protein yields the protein MKYVLKTGGMAVLAMLSILSCKQTVRELNPAVTPVSTLTAPANNASVKLEPSTPASVQFKWEPTQAIEGVLYEVAFDKTDGDFSKPFYKTVSDGLGVQPQLTLSHNDLKKIAALGGIGASSTGSVKWTVLASVAFNRQAGTSTRVLTMTRPAGFTELPDSLYLTGTATEGGDDVTKGIRLKKVEDGIFEVYTSLKGGTYRLTDRLTGTGKSYYIANDTIREGTSRTTLTGPAKTYRLRYDFNVASTQATEIQSIGLFMSAYNKEIGTLTYAGNGTWTAASIPVEFYPFSWGRDERYKFAVHTATGTEYMGSSNVNNNSPAGAPASYFYLQPVSNSQWDNTYKFDPSADLKKVKVDLFLRATAPYSHQVTVLK from the coding sequence ATGAAATATGTATTAAAAACCGGTGGTATGGCTGTACTGGCTATGCTGTCGATCCTGTCCTGCAAACAGACGGTTCGGGAACTGAACCCGGCGGTCACCCCGGTCAGCACCCTGACGGCCCCTGCCAACAACGCCAGTGTCAAGCTGGAACCGTCGACGCCCGCCAGTGTGCAGTTCAAATGGGAACCCACCCAGGCAATCGAAGGGGTGCTCTACGAGGTGGCCTTCGACAAAACCGACGGCGATTTCAGCAAGCCCTTCTACAAGACCGTTTCCGACGGGCTGGGGGTGCAGCCGCAGCTAACGCTCAGCCACAACGATCTGAAGAAAATTGCGGCGCTGGGCGGTATCGGCGCTTCGTCGACGGGCAGCGTCAAATGGACGGTCTTAGCGTCAGTTGCGTTCAATCGGCAGGCAGGTACGTCCACCCGCGTCCTGACCATGACCCGACCAGCCGGATTTACCGAGCTTCCAGACAGCTTGTACCTGACCGGTACGGCCACTGAAGGAGGCGACGACGTGACCAAGGGGATCAGGCTGAAAAAAGTGGAAGACGGCATCTTTGAGGTGTATACCTCGCTGAAGGGAGGCACCTATCGGCTGACGGACAGGCTGACGGGCACCGGCAAGAGCTACTATATCGCGAACGACACCATCCGGGAAGGCACCTCGCGCACCACCCTGACTGGTCCGGCGAAAACGTACCGCTTACGGTATGATTTCAACGTAGCCTCCACGCAGGCAACCGAAATACAGTCGATCGGGCTGTTCATGTCGGCTTACAACAAAGAGATAGGTACGTTGACGTATGCGGGTAATGGCACCTGGACAGCCGCCAGCATTCCCGTCGAGTTCTATCCGTTCTCCTGGGGTCGAGATGAACGCTATAAGTTTGCGGTGCACACCGCGACCGGCACGGAGTATATGGGCAGTTCGAACGTGAACAACAACAGCCCGGCCGGGGCCCCTGCCTCTTATTTCTACCTTCAGCCGGTGTCGAATAGCCAATGGGACAACACCTACAAGTTCGACCCATCTGCCGATCTGAAGAAGGTGAAGGTAGACCTTTTCCTGCGGGCCACTGCCCCCTACAGCCATCA